aaacggttcaccagctgccttaaaaagaggtgccctagccccaaccccccgtcttttacccgccggaacaggttcgttcggctgcaacgttcccattcggaagcccatataaagacggcaaaaatcaggtgtaacttctgaatgtgcacccgagagcaatgcaaaacctgcatcacataccagagcttgctaataaaaaacaggttgcagactgtagctctggcgaaaatggagagattggtgcctttccattttccagctctgtcacgtgcttctttcgtttgccgtttccaatactcctcgctttcgcgataagcatcgagcggaacgcccaaatacatGCCCGGTGTCGCcgcccacggtacgttggcaaaatggtccgggtgggatggccaccatccatgccagagtccgaggcatttggaccaattaaccccgctaccggtgacttcgctgaactcgcgtacacacccgacagcttcgcttatgctcccctgatcaaccgtgaatacagcaacgtcgtcagcatacgccagcagcttaacttcagcaccttgcaacctaaagccattaatactattgtcttctattattttcctacacagtgtttcgatgtaaatacaaaataagagagggctgagggggcagccctgacgcaccgaacgctgcacgctaatgggggccccctggcacttgttaacaatcaatcttgtcgtgcagcttcgatacgccagggctacaccctcgcggataactgaaccgacattcacatggtctaaaacggaaaacaagatgtcatgagaaacacaatcaaaagctttttcaagatcaatctgaagcatggccacccgcccattaattgcatcgcaggtttcaagtacactgcgtgctttgtgaatgttggaaaaaatcgatcgcccttttattccacatgtctggcGGGGTCCAACAATATCCGATATcactgtttgcagtcttcgcgcTAATACCTTCATAAAGATTTTGTAGTcgacattagtgagtgctattggtcgatatgcggtaacagattgcaatttctctatatcatcagttttcggAATGAGTACTGTATGGGaagtcccaaaagacggaggcaaaaagtttattctATAGGCTTCATTAAACATTGTACACAGCACCGggggcaatttcatgcttaaattctttataaaatgccgcactgaatccatctggtcctggtgattttccgaggtttaattcatctatcgcatgccctacttcgttttcagttatttctagttccattttctttttcctttcttcgtccagccgtggcattgcaccaagaaactgatgcttaaatgcaactgcgtctgccggatgccacgaaaaaagcctctggtagaattgtgtaaaggctgcttcgatgtggtcattgtctgccgataagataccccccccccccattctattttatcgatgtgattactttcagcgtgggctttttctaaaccgagagcacgttttgatggcgcttcgccagcagctgtgtcttccgccctcgccctcaccagtgctccgcgataacgccgttcttccatgagttctatcttttgcttggttttcctgacatcttcaatccatttcccaggcgccttgcattcctgcttcagcaacGTTTCCAGTAGtgcctttaactcagcttcgtcttgtttttccttataccgtgtacaagtggccctttctattgctttgatttttaaagattctttgcttaactcccactgctgccataccTTCAGGTTCTTGCACgggtttatttttcctatttcatcctttactgctcggtagtagacatcgtcgcgaagaagcgtgttgtttagcttccacatttcccatgaaaatgctttgcttcgcttgacacttccgaggcagcactcaactaaacagtggtctgagaaggacactcccacaacttcgtactggctgcatacaggggcaaggtcaactgatgtataaatgcggtccagccgtgcatggcttgagccctgaaaatgggtgaacttcactgcccgcgcaccctcaagacattcagccacatcttcgaggtttccgttatcaataattctgatcaacacttcagtgctcctgtctcgaAATCCCCGGATGCTTGACTTATCGCGAGCAATTAGGACACAATTGAAGTCCCCTAAGACGATGAGCTGCCTTTCCGTGCGAACGCGTTCTAGGaggctttggaaaaaagcaacTCTTTCCTCTACCCCATACGGTGCATACACGACAACAATGCGCCACTCAATGCTATTCAGGGAAAAGTCAAGGACAATACACCGGCCAGACACACACGAAAAATATGCTTGCACCTCTAGCCCCGGGATCTTCTTTACAAAGAGCACGCAACCAGCAgatgtccccactgcatgactgacgacagcaaaaaatctAGTCGTGAAACGCAGCACCATGCTGTCGGTTCCTTCGTTGCCGTCCACTTTCGTCTCTTGCACGGCCAATACATCTATCTCGCGCTCCGCAATAAGTCGATACACCTGACCTTGTTTTTTCCTAGTCGCCAGGCCTCGTACATTCAGCGTAGCGACTTTAAAGGCGGAGGCGGGAGCCATTTTAATTTAAAAGGAAAGGACCCAACAGCATGGCGCTTACCTCCCACGTCTAGCGCGCGGCTAGACACCACTTTTGCCGCCGGTATCATCCGGCCGAAGAACATCGGCCTGCTCGAGGAGTACCTTGCCGCCGGAACGCTTGTCATCCGAAAGGTTCGGGCGCGGCCGTAACTTCGGACGCCGGGATTGAGCCGTCTTTGCAGGGGGTTCCTCGACGCCGGGCGCTACCACCTTGTCCCCTTCGGGGCTGGTCTGGTCGTGGGGACACTTCGCCGGTGTGGTGACGGGGGGCGTGACGCTAGTTGCACGGGCGCCGCTCTTCTCGTGGATGTCCTCGCTCGGCTCTTTTGCCTCGACGTCCTCAGGCTCTGTTGGGCAGGCCCCGTTCCCTGACGTCTCGTTAGCAAAGCGGGGGCAGTCTACCGTCGGCGGTTGGCTCGCTGGTTCGTCGGCCGCCTTGGTGCTATCCTCGGAGCTCACACACGTGGCAAGCGTCGAAGGCGGCTTGCCCGCCTCGTCCATGCCAGTCgctgcttcctccgcctcggcgacgtccatgagttccacggtgtcgttcgcctttccgagaccggtagccgacgcgtaggtacggaCGCAGTCCGCGTCCGTGTGTCCATAGCGCCTGCACTGGGAACACCTGGGAACCTTGCAATCTCggcgaacgtggcccgtgccgtgacaacgcaagcactgcatcggtcgcccgggcacaaccacgagtgccagctcaccggctactcgcaactggtgtggcagatcatccaccttcattccaggcttcaacttgagtagcacggtcctggtggttgagcctttctccttcatcccttggacgcgccaacgctcccgcgTCACCTCCGTCACGTTTCCGAACGCCGCGAAAGCAGTCCTGATGTCTTCGTCAGCCACACCATGCAGCATCCAATGCAGGCGCAGCTTAACCTGCTGATCCTCCGGGTCGAAAATGATGCACCGGCGTCCTTTCACTTGTAGCTCCTTCAATGCAGCAAGCTTTttcgtggcttcagcactgctgagcgtcaccgcccacacatgatttatctgatacgcccccaacgccacgacgtcggggagcgcaccagcgttggcgagggcgtcccGAAAATCTTTCACCCGgtagggcctcgctcgcacgtcaccatgcagaaacaccgtgttaaacacaacacgtcctgttggcAGAGTAGGCAGAACAATCTCGTAGTCCTTATCTGCGTCGGCAACaagcctgtttccgcggccagcaagggccgcaatcgccgctccgccggagctcatgatcccacgtccgtcacgctcggtggccggaagcagagtgtgttttttgtgtaaatgttatgggtcaaagccaggcaataaagccactatactaacgaggagacggaAGCAGTGGCTTACCGATGCTTTGTTAGTGGCACAGAGGGTaagtgggagaaaaaaaaagaagctccccgtcggggaatcgaaccccggtcccCCGCGTGataggcggggatactggccactatactaacgaggagacggaAGCACGGGCTTACCGATGCTTAGTTAGTGGCACAGA
This portion of the Amblyomma americanum isolate KBUSLIRL-KWMA chromosome 10, ASM5285725v1, whole genome shotgun sequence genome encodes:
- the LOC144107275 gene encoding uncharacterized protein LOC144107275 — encoded protein: MSSGGAAIAALAGRGNRLVADADKDYEIVLPTLPTGRVVFNTVFLHGDVRARPYRVKDFRDALANAGALPDVVALGAYQINHVWAVTLSSAEATKKLAALKELQVKGRRCIIFDPEDQQVKLRLHWMLHGVADEDIRTAFAAFGNVTEVTRERWRVQGMKEKGSTTRTVLLKLKPGMKVDDLPHQLRVAGELALVVVPGRPMQCLRCHGTGHVRRDCKVPRCSQCRRYGHTDADCVRTYASATGLGKANDTVELMDVAEAEEAATGMDEAGKPPSTLATCVSSEDSTKAADEPASQPPTVDCPRFANETSGNGACPTEPEDVEAKEPSEDIHEKSGARATSVTPPVTTPAKCPHDQTSPEGDKVVAPGVEEPPAKTAQSRRPKLRPRPNLSDDKRSGGKVLLEQADVLRPDDTGGKSGV